The proteins below are encoded in one region of Bifidobacterium catenulatum DSM 16992 = JCM 1194 = LMG 11043:
- the arc gene encoding proteasome ATPase — MDQRDDTLASLGEVNDQLMAKNHALAKALNRATQELAKAKAQLNQLAGPPMTFATMVRVYSARTDEQGVQHASAEVISGTRRMIVPVAANVQASRLEAGRTVLLNENMVVVSQADTDTLGSVRTVKQVIDDGRLLVADNGGNATLVRRSGTLSKAVINVADRVTVDSSMRFALALVPPQNDADLVLEEVPNVTFADIGGLDEQIERIRDAVQMPFLHRELFERYDLKPPKGVLLYGPPGNGKTLIAKAVANALAEGAAGGRGVFLSVKGPELLNKFVGESERLIRMIFKRARERAAEGKPVIVFIDEMDSLLRTRGSGVSSDVETTIVPQFLAELDGVETLDNVMVIGASNRIDMIDPAVLRPGRLDVKIRVERPKTAQAAQIIRHYLTDDLPLVPELDAKALIGVLVNDIYANDEHRHLCDVRDEHGQWHPVYLADVVSGAVLKNIVDRAKTHAVKISIEDGRPAAIGVDLLAKAVDEEFMETQDAVLDADPEQWSRINGLDAGHVTSIRPVA; from the coding sequence ATGGATCAGCGTGACGATACGTTGGCATCATTGGGTGAGGTCAATGATCAGTTGATGGCCAAGAACCATGCGTTGGCCAAGGCGTTGAACCGTGCCACTCAGGAGCTCGCCAAAGCCAAGGCTCAACTGAACCAGTTGGCCGGGCCTCCCATGACTTTTGCCACCATGGTGCGCGTGTATTCCGCTCGAACGGACGAACAGGGTGTGCAGCATGCCAGCGCCGAAGTGATTTCCGGTACGCGACGCATGATCGTGCCGGTTGCGGCGAATGTGCAAGCGTCCAGACTCGAGGCGGGGCGCACTGTGCTGCTCAACGAAAACATGGTGGTGGTTTCGCAGGCTGACACCGACACGTTGGGTTCAGTGCGTACGGTGAAGCAGGTTATTGATGATGGACGATTGCTGGTAGCCGACAATGGAGGCAATGCTACATTGGTCCGTCGTTCGGGCACGTTGTCGAAGGCTGTGATCAATGTGGCCGATCGTGTTACGGTCGATTCGTCCATGCGATTCGCGCTTGCGCTGGTTCCCCCACAGAATGACGCTGATTTGGTGCTTGAGGAAGTGCCGAATGTCACGTTTGCCGACATTGGCGGTTTGGACGAGCAGATCGAACGTATTCGCGATGCCGTGCAAATGCCGTTCCTGCATCGTGAACTGTTCGAACGGTATGATTTGAAGCCACCGAAAGGTGTGCTGCTGTATGGGCCGCCGGGCAATGGCAAAACCCTGATCGCCAAAGCTGTAGCCAATGCGCTTGCCGAAGGCGCGGCCGGCGGCAGGGGTGTGTTCCTGTCGGTGAAGGGGCCGGAACTGCTCAATAAGTTCGTGGGTGAGTCGGAACGGTTGATCCGCATGATTTTCAAGCGCGCGCGTGAACGTGCCGCGGAAGGCAAGCCGGTGATTGTGTTCATCGATGAGATGGATTCGTTGCTGCGCACTCGTGGATCCGGAGTGTCGTCGGATGTGGAAACCACCATTGTTCCGCAATTTTTGGCAGAACTTGACGGCGTGGAAACGCTTGACAATGTTATGGTGATCGGTGCATCGAACCGTATCGACATGATTGATCCAGCAGTGCTTCGTCCTGGACGATTGGACGTGAAGATTCGCGTGGAACGTCCGAAGACGGCACAGGCGGCGCAGATCATCCGCCATTATCTGACCGATGATCTGCCGCTGGTGCCGGAATTGGATGCGAAGGCCCTAATTGGCGTGCTGGTCAACGACATTTATGCAAACGACGAGCATCGGCATCTATGTGATGTGCGTGATGAGCATGGCCAATGGCATCCGGTATATCTGGCAGATGTGGTGTCTGGAGCGGTGTTGAAGAACATTGTGGATCGTGCCAAAACCCACGCCGTGAAGATTTCCATCGAGGATGGTCGGCCTGCGGCGATCGGTGTCGACTTGCTGGCCAAAGCAGTCGACGAGGAATTCATGGAAACCCAAGATGCGGTGCTGGACGCCGATCCGGAGCAGTGGAGCCGCATCAACGGTTTGGATGCCGGGCATGTGACCAGCATCCGCCCAGTGGCGTAA